The Bacteroidota bacterium genome window below encodes:
- a CDS encoding T9SS type A sorting domain-containing protein, with protein MKEKLLKILPLFILSLFSGFAFSQDNPNLDQLPRHFYDFGVGSPAPMPFVVTGADYFDNFDIGVDFAEAHLVVNPTNALNSFVIYNNTSTATGVTPHVTFDGVNWSTINPTWGAPMRGDPVAAFDSLGNLYADNMYGDPNILGTRTAKSTNGGLTWVSVANNNVGNDKNWIAADQTGGPYANYVYGVMTPGNVTRSTDKGATFNVMFSSTNTLPGMMVCVGPNKTGGNIPGGCVYVVTNTGSSFAAQWTFFRSTNGGASFQQVSSVQYANYVGTNVGGRNSVENFRTRPYPMITCDNSYGPNRGRLYLVYASNFPVGDGNKPDIWIRYSDDQGVTWSAQTRVNDDVNPEAHHQWHPSTWCDKNTGRLFIKWLDTRDCPTSDSCLVYATYSDNGGVTFAANQQVSNKKFRINCTTCGGGGTPAYLGDYDAINSNGRNSIMAWTDFRNGSFGSYTAYFPDYAMKTSVTNTSVASNDSTFVTVSVPSVKLYSDRVKFTAVLDSNPTSGSLQLSFVNGKDSITSFPDSVRLRIKAVGTVNSRLFKITVKGSGPGGVPVHTRNVDLLVNSSFLTVGSNRNGFATININGTPYTSTQVLTVTNGSSVNLQAVTPTSGSQTRYAFVNWSNGGSNPQTVVVNNSQTITANYKAQYKLTGVTPYSSVVGTGNYFDSAAPMQFAIASRRINSGGTNFYFHAWYGIGTGAYTSPDSSGHDSLVTWQLTGPVVEQAIWSDVPIGIHSTSVEVPVEYALMQNYPNPFNPTTNIRFDLPTSGYVTLKVYNMLGKEVAVLLEKNLQAARYMVDFNASELPSGIYFYKLQAGDYTSIKKMTLIK; from the coding sequence ATGAAGGAAAAACTACTTAAAATTTTACCCCTTTTTATTTTAAGTTTGTTTAGCGGTTTTGCATTTTCTCAGGATAATCCAAACTTAGACCAGCTGCCAAGACATTTTTATGATTTTGGCGTAGGAAGTCCGGCACCAATGCCGTTCGTGGTAACAGGTGCAGATTATTTTGACAACTTCGATATCGGAGTAGATTTTGCAGAAGCTCATTTAGTCGTAAACCCGACAAATGCCCTAAACTCTTTTGTAATTTACAACAACACATCAACTGCCACAGGCGTTACTCCTCACGTAACTTTTGATGGAGTTAACTGGTCAACGATTAATCCTACATGGGGAGCACCTATGAGAGGGGATCCCGTTGCAGCATTTGACAGTCTTGGAAATCTTTATGCAGATAACATGTATGGGGACCCTAACATTTTAGGAACAAGAACTGCAAAGTCAACAAACGGCGGTCTTACCTGGGTTAGCGTTGCGAACAATAACGTTGGTAATGATAAAAACTGGATTGCAGCCGATCAGACAGGCGGACCTTACGCAAATTATGTTTACGGTGTAATGACTCCCGGAAACGTAACAAGAAGTACAGATAAAGGCGCAACATTTAACGTTATGTTTTCTTCAACAAACACATTACCTGGTATGATGGTATGTGTTGGACCGAATAAAACCGGCGGCAATATTCCCGGTGGCTGCGTTTATGTTGTGACAAACACAGGAAGTTCATTTGCTGCTCAATGGACATTCTTCCGCTCAACAAACGGAGGCGCTTCATTCCAGCAGGTTTCATCTGTTCAGTATGCTAACTACGTTGGTACAAACGTCGGCGGCAGAAACTCCGTAGAGAACTTCAGAACAAGACCTTACCCGATGATTACATGTGATAACAGCTACGGACCTAACAGAGGAAGATTATATTTAGTATATGCTTCCAACTTCCCGGTTGGTGATGGAAACAAACCTGATATCTGGATAAGATATTCAGATGACCAGGGTGTTACATGGTCAGCTCAAACAAGAGTTAATGACGATGTAAATCCTGAAGCGCATCATCAATGGCATCCATCTACATGGTGCGATAAAAATACAGGAAGATTATTTATAAAATGGCTGGATACAAGAGATTGCCCGACAAGCGATAGCTGCTTAGTCTATGCAACATACTCAGATAACGGCGGTGTTACTTTTGCCGCTAACCAACAGGTTTCAAACAAGAAATTCAGAATCAATTGTACAACTTGCGGAGGCGGCGGAACACCTGCTTACTTAGGTGATTACGATGCTATTAACTCAAACGGAAGAAATTCCATTATGGCATGGACTGACTTCAGAAACGGAAGCTTCGGAAGTTATACTGCTTACTTCCCTGATTACGCTATGAAAACCAGTGTTACAAACACATCTGTTGCAAGCAACGATTCAACATTTGTAACTGTATCTGTACCGTCAGTAAAACTTTATAGTGATAGAGTTAAATTTACAGCGGTGCTGGATTCAAACCCAACATCAGGCTCTTTACAATTATCTTTTGTAAACGGCAAAGACTCAATTACATCGTTCCCTGATTCAGTAAGACTAAGAATCAAAGCTGTGGGTACGGTTAATTCAAGATTATTTAAAATTACTGTTAAAGGCTCAGGTCCCGGTGGAGTACCCGTTCACACAAGAAATGTAGATTTACTTGTTAACTCTTCATTCCTTACAGTCGGCTCCAACAGAAACGGATTTGCAACAATTAATATAAACGGAACTCCTTATACTTCCACACAGGTTCTTACAGTTACAAACGGTTCAAGTGTAAATCTTCAGGCAGTAACTCCAACTTCAGGTTCGCAGACAAGATACGCTTTTGTAAACTGGTCTAACGGCGGAAGCAATCCTCAGACAGTTGTTGTAAACAACAGCCAGACTATAACCGCCAACTACAAAGCTCAGTATAAATTGACAGGCGTAACACCATATTCTTCTGTGGTGGGAACAGGCAACTATTTTGATTCAGCTGCTCCAATGCAGTTTGCAATCGCATCAAGAAGAATAAACAGCGGCGGAACAAATTTCTATTTCCATGCATGGTACGGAATAGGAACCGGAGCATATACCAGCCCTGATAGCTCAGGTCATGACTCATTAGTTACATGGCAGCTAACAGGTCCTGTAGTTGAGCAGGCAATCTGGAGCGACGTTCCAATCGGAATACACAGCACTTCAGTTGAAGTTCCGGTTGAATATGCTTTAATGCAGAACTATCCGAATCCTTTCAACCCGACAACGAACATCAGATTTGATCTGCCAACAAGCGGATATGTAACTCTGAAGGTTTATAACATGCTCGGTAAGGAAGTGGCAGTTCTCTTAGAAAAGAATTTACAGGCGGCAAGGTACATGGTAGATTTTAATGCCTCGGAACTGCCAAGCGGAATTTACTTCTATAAGCTTCAGGCAGGTGACTACACCAGCATTAAGAAAATGACTTTAATAAAGTAA
- a CDS encoding T9SS type A sorting domain-containing protein — protein sequence MNANTQEVVKNLFSDTIHIEDEEMTEYYRGYVFSDLIPEDGNVYLQITVEDVSGNGAKYNYVGVYQGESEVADRSGRIDPTNGIFVDFGHGRNPANVLSVKPASYSLAQNYPNPFNPTTTIKYSIPNDGLVQIKVYDISGKEVMNLVNENKTAGNYEVKFNGANLSSGIYFYRINAGEFVQTKRMMLVK from the coding sequence ATGAATGCTAATACTCAGGAAGTAGTAAAAAATCTTTTTTCAGATACAATTCACATAGAGGATGAAGAAATGACGGAGTACTACAGAGGATATGTATTCAGTGATTTGATTCCTGAAGATGGTAATGTATATCTTCAAATTACGGTAGAAGATGTCAGCGGAAACGGAGCGAAATATAATTATGTAGGTGTGTATCAGGGAGAGAGTGAAGTCGCAGATAGAAGCGGACGTATAGACCCTACTAATGGAATATTTGTAGATTTTGGTCACGGCAGAAATCCTGCTAATGTTCTTAGTGTAAAACCTGCTTCATACAGCTTAGCTCAGAATTATCCTAATCCGTTTAATCCGACAACAACAATAAAATATAGTATCCCTAATGACGGATTAGTTCAGATTAAAGTTTATGATATTTCAGGTAAGGAAGTTATGAATCTTGTAAATGAAAATAAAACAGCCGGAAATTATGAAGTAAAGTTTAACGGAGCGAATTTATCCAGCGGAATATACTTTTACAGAATAAATGCTGGAGAGTTTGTACAGACTAAAAGGATGATGCTTGTAAAGTAA
- the ald gene encoding alanine dehydrogenase, whose translation MKIGVPKEIKTNENRVALTPTGAEVLKKNGHKVFIEKNAGMGSGFTDAEYKKAGATILNTPKQVYDTADMIMKVKEPIKPEYNLIRKGQTVFTYFHFASSKELTVAMMKSKCIAIAYETVQKEDNSLPLLIPMSEVAGRMASQEGAKYLERTMGGRGVLLGGVPGVEPGYVVVLGGGIVGTNAAKIAAGFGARVTILDNNLSRLRYLDDVMPKNITTMMSNVGNIRECVRRADLVIGAVLIAGAKAPHLVTRDMLKIMKPGAVVVDVSVDQGGCIETCKPTTHENPTYVVDGIVHYCVANMPGAVPFTSTLALTNATLPYAVEIANKGYLRACKENEEIKLGLNMIDGKITYKGVADAFKFDYTDVNEALG comes from the coding sequence ATGAAAATCGGAGTTCCAAAAGAGATAAAGACCAATGAGAACAGAGTTGCGCTTACACCTACCGGAGCGGAAGTCTTAAAGAAAAACGGTCACAAAGTATTTATTGAAAAAAACGCAGGTATGGGCAGCGGATTTACCGATGCAGAATACAAAAAAGCAGGAGCTACAATTCTCAATACTCCTAAGCAGGTTTACGATACAGCTGATATGATTATGAAAGTAAAAGAGCCGATTAAACCTGAGTACAACTTAATAAGAAAAGGACAAACAGTATTTACATATTTTCACTTTGCATCTTCAAAAGAGCTTACCGTTGCAATGATGAAATCAAAATGTATTGCCATCGCATACGAAACAGTTCAGAAAGAAGATAACTCACTGCCTCTTTTAATTCCGATGAGTGAAGTTGCCGGAAGAATGGCATCGCAGGAAGGCGCAAAATATCTTGAAAGAACAATGGGCGGACGCGGTGTTTTACTCGGCGGCGTACCCGGTGTTGAACCCGGATATGTAGTAGTCCTCGGCGGCGGTATTGTGGGAACAAACGCTGCAAAAATTGCTGCAGGTTTCGGCGCAAGAGTTACAATCCTTGATAACAATCTTTCAAGATTAAGATACCTTGATGATGTAATGCCTAAGAACATTACAACAATGATGAGCAACGTCGGTAACATCCGCGAGTGCGTAAGAAGAGCTGACCTTGTTATCGGCGCAGTACTTATCGCCGGCGCAAAAGCTCCGCACTTAGTTACAAGAGACATGTTAAAGATTATGAAGCCGGGCGCAGTTGTAGTTGACGTATCAGTTGACCAAGGCGGATGTATAGAAACATGCAAACCAACCACGCATGAAAATCCTACATACGTAGTTGACGGAATAGTTCACTATTGCGTAGCAAATATGCCGGGCGCAGTGCCGTTCACATCTACATTGGCGCTTACAAATGCAACGCTTCCTTATGCAGTTGAAATTGCAAACAAAGGATACTTAAGAGCTTGCAAAGAGAACGAAGAAATTAAGTTAGGTCTTAATATGATTGACGGAAAAATAACATACAAAGGCGTTGCCGATGCATTCAAGTTTGATTACACAGACGTGAATGAAGCGTTAGGATAG
- a CDS encoding T9SS type A sorting domain-containing protein gives MQFRTILFVAAVMYFLSYGYSTAQIANNYTRDVNIEADSNVIFVEMFEQTLLSDMLTGWTNRSPIINNIAFSSSVPSGSSGNQSLQLTTIGGNIGTEDTYIFKRFPAGFSDSIFVRYYVKFNTGSRFHHSGVWMGGNNPSVNYPSNHAGYKPAGDSAFHIGSEVRGANMNPQSFANFGFYNYWTGMHQSNDTNPSTGTGYYWGNSFPSSNPIANIDMSQWNCIEVMVKLNNPVTGSTGELALWINGVKISYFGYQFPDGNWNWSNFTEGTGTPFEGFQWRNNSALKFNYIWVKNYDTDDSTGHVNSINFDHIVVAKKYIGPINNSPLPVELSLFNATVKRNIVELMWTTDFEQNNSGFEIERKNAAGTEWTNAGYVKGSGNSVQTIKYYFSEKIQGKGNYNYRLKQIDNNGNYKYYELSSSVEIGEPEKFNLSQNYPNPFNPTTKIDLDIPKDVIVHLKIYDIAGREIAVLINGEKMTAGYYTKVFNGIALSSGTYFYVVQTDGQMISKRMVLVK, from the coding sequence ATGCAATTCCGAACTATATTATTTGTTGCAGCAGTAATGTATTTCCTCTCATACGGTTATTCAACTGCTCAAATTGCAAACAACTATACCCGAGATGTGAATATAGAAGCAGATTCCAATGTTATTTTTGTTGAGATGTTTGAGCAGACTCTGCTTTCAGATATGCTTACCGGGTGGACTAACAGGTCTCCCATTATTAATAATATAGCATTTAGTTCATCTGTACCGTCGGGCAGCTCCGGAAATCAATCTTTACAATTAACTACAATAGGAGGAAATATCGGCACAGAAGATACCTATATTTTCAAACGATTTCCGGCGGGGTTCAGTGATTCAATTTTTGTCCGGTATTATGTTAAATTTAATACAGGCAGTAGATTTCATCATTCAGGGGTTTGGATGGGTGGAAATAACCCCTCGGTAAATTATCCTTCAAATCATGCCGGGTACAAACCTGCAGGAGATTCCGCTTTCCATATAGGTTCTGAAGTTAGAGGAGCTAATATGAATCCCCAAAGTTTTGCGAACTTTGGATTTTATAATTACTGGACAGGGATGCATCAATCCAACGACACAAATCCTTCAACGGGAACCGGGTATTACTGGGGCAATAGTTTTCCCAGTTCAAATCCTATAGCTAATATTGACATGTCTCAATGGAACTGCATAGAGGTAATGGTAAAACTAAATAACCCCGTTACAGGAAGTACGGGAGAGCTTGCGCTTTGGATAAACGGTGTTAAGATTTCATACTTCGGGTATCAATTTCCGGATGGAAACTGGAACTGGTCGAATTTTACCGAAGGAACGGGAACTCCGTTTGAGGGTTTTCAATGGAGAAACAATTCAGCGCTTAAATTCAATTATATTTGGGTAAAGAATTATGATACAGATGATTCAACAGGACATGTGAACAGCATTAATTTTGACCATATAGTTGTTGCGAAAAAATATATCGGTCCTATTAATAACTCTCCTCTTCCTGTTGAGCTATCATTGTTTAATGCCACAGTAAAAAGAAATATTGTAGAGTTGATGTGGACTACAGATTTTGAGCAAAACAATTCAGGTTTTGAAATTGAAAGAAAAAATGCAGCAGGCACGGAGTGGACAAATGCAGGGTACGTTAAAGGTAGCGGAAATTCAGTGCAGACAATTAAATATTACTTCTCTGAAAAGATTCAAGGTAAAGGAAATTATAATTACAGGCTAAAGCAGATTGATAATAACGGCAATTACAAATATTATGAACTTTCATCGTCAGTGGAAATAGGAGAACCCGAGAAATTTAATCTATCGCAAAACTATCCTAATCCTTTTAATCCAACAACTAAAATAGATTTAGATATTCCTAAGGATGTAATAGTTCATTTGAAAATTTATGATATTGCCGGAAGAGAAATAGCTGTATTAATAAACGGAGAGAAAATGACAGCAGGATATTATACAAAAGTTTTCAATGGAATAGCTCTTTCAAGCGGTACATATTTTTATGTAGTGCAGACTGACGGTCAGATGATTTCAAAACGTATGGTATTAGTTAAATAA
- a CDS encoding PAS domain-containing protein: MNTPNPSASRSGNSHQNDGAEDILVQTKKVNIIIESMTDPFFVLGKNLEVLLINKAALKLAKLEHEEIIGKDFHNINLSEDRKPMLDLFRKAINEQKTHHEEFEIQGKWVEVSLYPSEIGLAVYAKDISEKKALEKDVEHNTKFIKEISDSTAGFIFQIEYNIKGIPKLNYSSKKAFDYWGIPIKEVMEDSTKLFESVHADDLEYVNNKFSEMVTDLFHLNIKFRYLNNITDEIKKVKVTAIPTRLSNGNTLINGIALDITEIENSYVKLEDANRRYEYLSKATLETIWEKDIESGEIILGGGYKEMFGCDFPNDKISFDDWKKFVHPEDMNRMLGYIQTRSVDPSESYFEFSYRFIQKSGKILEVFERAYVIFDEKRNKLVKIIGTTQDITPLGIAQAEKDKMIDDLLNRNKAMEQFTYMVSHNLRAPIANIIGVSTILEDTTLDEDTKREMNDNIKKAAVHLDSVIRDMNEILSIKNNLDESKYEIEFKNILDEIIEAEKIQIYKAKLKILSNFQKSSSIYSIKSFIHSIFLNMITNGIKYKKETGSYIKITSDEDPEYIYLTFEDNGIGIDLKKYGREIFGMYKRFHLDKEGKGMGLFMIKSQVESLNGEITVVSEVNIGTKFLIKFKR, translated from the coding sequence ATGAATACCCCAAACCCATCCGCAAGCCGGTCAGGAAACTCACATCAAAATGACGGCGCAGAAGATATTCTCGTCCAAACCAAAAAGGTCAACATCATAATTGAAAGTATGACTGACCCGTTTTTTGTCCTCGGTAAAAACCTTGAAGTACTTTTAATAAACAAAGCCGCTCTTAAACTTGCAAAGCTTGAGCATGAAGAAATAATCGGAAAAGATTTTCACAATATTAATTTAAGTGAAGACCGTAAACCGATGTTAGATCTTTTCAGGAAAGCTATTAACGAACAAAAAACTCACCACGAGGAATTTGAAATTCAAGGTAAATGGGTTGAAGTTTCTTTGTATCCCTCTGAAATAGGATTAGCTGTTTATGCAAAAGATATCTCCGAAAAAAAAGCTCTCGAAAAAGATGTAGAGCACAATACTAAATTCATAAAAGAAATAAGTGATTCAACTGCCGGTTTTATCTTCCAGATTGAATATAATATAAAGGGAATCCCAAAACTAAATTACTCAAGTAAAAAAGCGTTTGATTACTGGGGAATACCTATAAAAGAAGTTATGGAAGACAGCACAAAATTGTTTGAGTCCGTTCACGCTGATGATTTGGAGTATGTAAATAATAAGTTCTCGGAAATGGTTACAGATCTTTTTCATCTTAACATAAAGTTCAGGTATCTGAACAACATTACGGATGAAATAAAAAAAGTAAAAGTAACGGCAATACCAACAAGACTTTCCAATGGAAACACTCTCATTAACGGTATCGCGCTTGATATCACTGAAATAGAAAACAGCTATGTAAAACTGGAAGATGCAAACAGAAGGTACGAGTACCTATCGAAGGCGACTCTTGAAACTATATGGGAAAAAGATATTGAAAGCGGCGAAATTATTTTAGGCGGAGGCTATAAAGAAATGTTCGGGTGCGATTTTCCCAACGATAAAATATCATTTGATGATTGGAAAAAATTTGTTCATCCCGAAGACATGAACAGAATGCTTGGTTATATTCAAACCCGTTCAGTCGACCCATCCGAATCGTATTTTGAATTTTCTTACAGATTTATTCAAAAGAGCGGGAAAATTCTGGAAGTATTTGAGAGGGCTTATGTAATATTCGATGAGAAAAGAAATAAGCTTGTAAAAATTATTGGCACCACACAGGATATTACTCCGCTGGGTATTGCACAGGCAGAAAAGGATAAAATGATTGATGACTTGCTCAACAGAAATAAAGCCATGGAACAATTTACTTATATGGTATCGCATAACTTAAGAGCACCGATTGCAAACATTATAGGTGTCAGCACAATACTTGAAGATACTACACTTGATGAAGATACGAAGCGGGAAATGAATGACAACATAAAAAAAGCTGCTGTTCATCTCGATAGCGTAATAAGGGATATGAATGAAATATTAAGTATTAAAAATAATTTGGATGAAAGCAAATATGAAATAGAATTTAAAAATATACTTGATGAAATAATCGAAGCGGAAAAAATTCAAATTTATAAAGCAAAATTGAAAATTCTTTCTAACTTTCAAAAATCATCTTCAATTTATTCAATAAAAAGCTTCATACACAGTATCTTTCTGAATATGATAACAAACGGCATAAAATATAAAAAAGAAACAGGCTCCTATATAAAAATAACTTCAGATGAAGATCCTGAATATATTTATCTGACTTTTGAAGATAACGGTATTGGAATAGATTTGAAAAAATACGGCAGGGAAATATTCGGTATGTATAAAAGATTTCATCTTGATAAAGAAGGAAAGGGTATGGGACTTTTTATGATAAAAAGTCAGGTGGAAAGCCTTAACGGAGAAATAACTGTTGTAAGCGAAGTTAATATAGGTACAAAATTTTTAATTAAATTCAAAAGATGA
- a CDS encoding response regulator, which yields MKTNKKLTLLIDDDSMCNSISKILLKKSYHFNSESEFEIISFSKPLEGLEFLKVSLQQHKFQKILILLDINMPLMSGWEFLKEYEDLFKNQTEVKIYILTSSVSKTDIDKAANNGNIQDLISKPLTSEIIEKLYTAML from the coding sequence ATGAAAACGAATAAAAAATTAACTTTGCTTATTGACGATGATTCAATGTGTAACTCAATAAGCAAAATACTTTTAAAAAAAAGTTATCATTTTAATTCAGAAAGCGAGTTCGAAATAATTTCCTTCAGTAAACCTCTTGAAGGTCTGGAATTTCTTAAAGTCTCATTGCAACAGCATAAATTTCAGAAAATACTCATTCTGCTTGATATAAATATGCCTCTCATGTCCGGATGGGAATTTCTCAAGGAATACGAAGATTTATTTAAAAACCAGACAGAAGTCAAAATTTATATACTCACTTCCAGCGTGAGCAAAACAGATATCGACAAAGCTGCAAATAATGGGAATATACAAGATCTTATTTCTAAACCGCTTACTTCTGAAATCATTGAAAAGCTATACACTGCTATGCTCTGA
- a CDS encoding transcriptional regulator — MSNFDYQQIDDVLHSRIRTAIMAVLVTVEEAEFTFLKEKVNATDGNLSVHLRKLEEAGYINVKKSFMERKPVSRYKITAKGHKAFEAYIENLEKLLNNSKQQKNGKTD, encoded by the coding sequence ATGAGCAATTTTGATTACCAGCAAATAGATGATGTACTACACTCGCGCATCCGCACTGCAATTATGGCTGTGCTTGTGACGGTTGAAGAAGCTGAGTTTACTTTCTTAAAGGAAAAAGTAAATGCAACTGACGGAAACCTGAGCGTTCACCTGCGCAAGCTTGAAGAGGCGGGCTATATTAATGTGAAAAAGAGTTTTATGGAAAGAAAGCCGGTATCAAGATATAAAATCACAGCAAAAGGACATAAAGCCTTTGAAGCTTACATAGAAAATTTAGAAAAATTATTAAATAACAGTAAACAGCAAAAAAATGGAAAAACTGACTAA
- a CDS encoding 4a-hydroxytetrahydrobiopterin dehydratase has protein sequence MEKLTKNEISESLKKLKDWKLKGSSIVKMFKTKGFPQTMGLASAIGALCQAHDHHPDYLTMKYDSIEVSFSSHDVKGLSSRDIKIAKEIDKLKF, from the coding sequence ATGGAAAAACTGACTAAAAACGAAATATCTGAAAGCCTGAAAAAGCTGAAAGACTGGAAACTTAAAGGAAGTTCAATCGTAAAGATGTTTAAAACCAAAGGATTCCCTCAAACTATGGGCTTAGCTTCTGCAATTGGCGCTCTGTGCCAGGCGCATGACCACCATCCCGATTATCTTACAATGAAGTATGATTCTATTGAGGTTTCTTTTTCGTCCCATGATGTAAAAGGATTATCATCACGTGATATAAAAATCGCAAAAGAAATAGATAAATTAAAATTTTAA
- a CDS encoding TonB-dependent receptor has product MKYLFTLLTVLIFCAKSFAADSTTAGVIKISGTVTNEEKKPVSGANLVLEGTIDGATSDEKGLFEFETEKTGTYKLIVTAVDFSTQVQELNLEAGMNMTLDIRLKKNVTTTEQILVTASSFTSGENSKVTLTPLEIVRIPGANADLYRALTTFPGSNQVDEGSRITVRGGDPDEVITILDQATLYNPFIFDDSYNTSSFSTVNPWSLKGINFTSGGFSAKFGNALSAVLDLKSYDMPTTTGMFAVLGIGSGGLSGVYLSKNSKFGATFSVSQSYLKPFFDLNGISADYSKVPEANGAGGTLAYKFGTTGNMKLYANYSGDKIGIRNNSPSYDGFFNSQSDNYFANYKISFAPSSSSMLSASTSLSLYNRKLGYGVLDTRSKDYYGKGRIDYTMPLSQKTNLNAGVEYEYLENQTSGTVPKNSYNLRPDAPSLKIDTSANSGRIGAFVETEMRISDKFFVIPGVRTDYHTLSKKISFDPRLSMGYQVAKYNVIRGAIGMYHQYVSPQNYLQSYNNDLTAEDAIHYILGYEYNKEGDIVFRVEGYYKDYKDLAGYDPNSFYLKSGGSGFARGVDVFLKYKYENKFTGWLSYAYSDSKRKQYDGGSQNSSDYDITHNMSFTGSYNLTDAINVGITYRISTGKPYTPVTSASYDPIQNVYVPAYADKNSDRFPTYTRVDASFQYITALFHKFCVVFVAFNNIFDTKNLYQYNYNFNYTDKIDVPSLNKRIVYFGIGLQL; this is encoded by the coding sequence ATGAAATATTTATTTACTCTTTTAACTGTCTTAATTTTCTGTGCAAAAAGTTTCGCTGCAGATTCAACAACTGCAGGGGTAATAAAAATATCCGGCACTGTAACTAACGAAGAAAAGAAACCTGTAAGCGGAGCTAACTTAGTTCTTGAAGGAACTATAGACGGCGCTACATCTGACGAAAAAGGTTTGTTTGAATTCGAAACAGAAAAAACCGGAACGTATAAATTAATCGTAACCGCAGTTGATTTTTCTACACAGGTTCAGGAGTTAAATCTTGAAGCCGGTATGAATATGACACTGGATATAAGACTGAAAAAAAATGTAACGACTACTGAGCAGATACTTGTAACAGCAAGCTCATTTACCTCGGGAGAAAATTCAAAAGTTACTTTAACTCCTCTGGAAATTGTAAGAATTCCGGGAGCAAATGCTGACTTGTACCGCGCGCTTACAACATTCCCCGGTTCAAACCAGGTTGATGAAGGCAGCCGTATTACGGTACGAGGCGGCGACCCTGATGAAGTTATTACAATTTTAGACCAGGCAACTTTATATAATCCTTTTATCTTCGATGACTCTTATAATACTTCATCGTTCTCCACTGTAAATCCATGGAGCTTAAAGGGAATTAACTTCACAAGCGGCGGCTTTTCTGCAAAATTTGGCAATGCGCTCTCTGCCGTGCTTGATTTAAAATCCTATGATATGCCAACAACAACAGGAATGTTTGCAGTACTGGGTATTGGTTCGGGAGGATTATCAGGTGTATATCTTTCAAAGAATTCAAAATTCGGCGCAACGTTTTCAGTAAGCCAAAGTTATTTAAAGCCCTTCTTCGATTTAAACGGAATCTCTGCCGATTACAGCAAAGTCCCTGAAGCAAACGGCGCAGGCGGTACGCTTGCATATAAATTCGGAACAACAGGCAACATGAAGTTGTATGCAAATTACTCCGGTGATAAAATCGGAATAAGAAACAATAGTCCTTCCTATGACGGATTTTTTAATTCCCAGTCAGATAATTATTTTGCCAATTATAAAATTTCATTTGCACCATCAAGTTCTTCTATGTTAAGCGCAAGTACATCGTTAAGCTTGTACAATAGAAAACTTGGCTACGGAGTTTTAGATACGCGTTCAAAAGATTACTACGGTAAAGGAAGAATTGATTACACAATGCCTTTAAGCCAGAAAACAAATCTGAATGCAGGTGTAGAGTACGAATATCTTGAAAATCAGACATCGGGTACCGTTCCGAAAAATTCATACAATTTAAGACCTGATGCGCCTTCACTTAAAATTGATACAAGCGCAAACTCGGGAAGAATAGGGGCGTTTGTGGAAACAGAGATGAGAATCAGCGATAAATTTTTTGTGATTCCGGGTGTAAGAACTGACTATCATACACTATCTAAGAAAATAAGTTTTGATCCGCGTCTCTCTATGGGATATCAGGTTGCAAAATATAATGTGATAAGAGGCGCAATAGGAATGTATCATCAGTATGTTTCTCCGCAAAATTATTTGCAGTCATACAATAATGATTTAACAGCTGAAGATGCAATCCACTATATACTTGGCTATGAGTACAACAAAGAAGGTGATATAGTTTTCAGAGTGGAAGGATATTATAAAGATTATAAAGATTTAGCCGGTTACGACCCGAACAGTTTTTATTTAAAATCAGGCGGAAGCGGATTTGCAAGAGGTGTTGATGTGTTCTTAAAATATAAATACGAAAATAAATTCACAGGATGGTTATCATATGCATACTCTGATTCAAAAAGAAAACAATACGATGGGGGTTCGCAGAATTCATCTGACTATGATATTACGCATAACATGAGCTTTACAGGAAGTTATAATTTAACTGATGCAATCAACGTAGGTATAACATACAGAATTTCCACAGGCAAGCCTTATACTCCTGTAACAAGCGCAAGCTATGACCCAATACAAAATGTTTACGTTCCTGCTTACGCTGATAAAAACAGCGACAGGTTCCCGACATACACAAGAGTCGATGCAAGCTTTCAGTACATAACTGCATTGTTCCATAAGTTCTGTGTAGTGTTCGTTGCATTCAACAATATTTTCGATACAAAAAATCTTTATCAGTACAATTATAATTTCAATTATACCGATAAGATAGACGTACCTTCGCTGAACAAAAGAATTGTTTACTTCGGCATCGGGCTGCAGTTGTAA